The genomic DNA GTCGTTTTATAGAGACAAATGATGGCTTGCACCGCGTGCCAAGCTAGGCAGAATAGAGACAGCGAGAGAACACGCTTTCGTTCGTTATTAATAGGGTGTGCAATTAGGCATGGAAAAAGTCTACGAGATCGTAACCTTACTGCTGCTATTAGTGTACTGGCTAACCATTGCTGGGGTAACTGTGCGAGTGGTGTTCAAGCGCCGCGCACTGGGAGTCTCTATTGCTTGGTTAATGATCATTTATATTCTGCCTATTGTGGGTGTCATTGCCTACCTGCTATTTGGTGAGCTCAACCTCGGCAAAACGCGTGCAATGCGAGCGAAAGCGATGTTTGAACCCTACCGGCAATGGTTACTGAGCTTGCAAGCGTGTCCAGCCCATCGTCCTCAGCACATCAATGAACAATCTCACCATGTCAACCGTCTCTGCCATGCCCGAATTGGTGTGCCGGAGCTCACTGGTAATCAGCTAGCCTTACAGACCGAGCCCGCTGATATTCTGAAGTCCGTGGCACTTGATATTCGTCAGGCGCAGAAAAGCGTCGATATGGTGTTTTATATTTGGCACCCAGGTGGCCATGCTGATGAAGTGGCGCAAGCAGCGTGTGACACTGCCAAGCGTGGGATCCCGGTGCGTATCATGTTGGACTCTGCCGGGAGTAAAGTTTTTTTCCGTAGTAAATGGCCACATGCCATGCGTGAAGCCGGGGTTGAGCTGATTGAAGCCCTTGCCGTGAATCCGTTTCGGATGTTTTTCCGCCGCCTTGATATTCGCCAGCACCGTAAGGTGGCGATCATTGATAATCATATTGCGTATACGGGCTCTATGAACCTCGTGGATCCGCGCTTTTTTAAGCAAGACGCAGGCGTGGGCCAATGGGTGGATGTGATGGTGCGGGTCTCTGGCCCCACGGTGCCGGTATTAAGTAGCGTGTTTGCATGGGATTGGGAGGTAGAGACTGGACTCCGCGACTTGCCATCATCGCCAGAGTGTTTGCTGATTGAAGATCACCAGCACGCCAATCACGCGGTGCAGGCCATCCCGTCTGGACCTGGCTTGCCAGAAGGCATGATTCAACAGGTATTGACCCTTGCTATCCATCAAGCGGAAAAAAGCATTGTGATCACCACTCCTTATTTGGTACCAAGTGAAGGGCTGATGGTGAGCTTACAAACGGCCGCGCAGCGCGGAGTGTCAGTCACGCTGATTATTCCCGAGAAAAATGACTCCTTGATGGTGGAGTGGGCGAGCCGCTCGTTTTTTGAAGACTTAATGTCAGCAGGGATAGAAATCTACCGGTTTGGTGGCGGTTTATTGCATACCAAATCCGTGCTGGTGGATGAGCAATACTGTCTTGTGGGCACGGTCA from Salinivibrio kushneri includes the following:
- the cls gene encoding cardiolipin synthase — protein: MEKVYEIVTLLLLLVYWLTIAGVTVRVVFKRRALGVSIAWLMIIYILPIVGVIAYLLFGELNLGKTRAMRAKAMFEPYRQWLLSLQACPAHRPQHINEQSHHVNRLCHARIGVPELTGNQLALQTEPADILKSVALDIRQAQKSVDMVFYIWHPGGHADEVAQAACDTAKRGIPVRIMLDSAGSKVFFRSKWPHAMREAGVELIEALAVNPFRMFFRRLDIRQHRKVAIIDNHIAYTGSMNLVDPRFFKQDAGVGQWVDVMVRVSGPTVPVLSSVFAWDWEVETGLRDLPSSPECLLIEDHQHANHAVQAIPSGPGLPEGMIQQVLTLAIHQAEKSIVITTPYLVPSEGLMVSLQTAAQRGVSVTLIIPEKNDSLMVEWASRSFFEDLMSAGIEIYRFGGGLLHTKSVLVDEQYCLVGTVNLDMRSLWLNFELTLTIDDPEFCASINTLHRHYLAQSTRISADDWQQRPFYHKPIEQFFYMFSPLL